In Henningerozyma blattae CBS 6284 chromosome 6, complete genome, the following are encoded in one genomic region:
- the ASR1 gene encoding ubiquitin-protein ligase ASR1 (similar to Saccharomyces cerevisiae ASR1 (YPR093C); ancestral locus Anc_3.405), whose product MIQNCPICLEDITDILGSLKVCQHNFHFNCIRQWHLTSKSLECPVCRRVSNIVIQKTLYKDPNGLPLDGGLRESSDIFEFNISTGAEASIIEEYLPQSILYNSLSSTGFFGEDNQGSSSNYNQSSYNSPQPSSLHHLIQEDIDEFHSNTEEDEYCDCVYCTICGVEGEANDIFDQCPQCNRRYHESCLHSLATEIGDLENWRDCLNCQTTVLTITQPRFTRTLLSNDIYIDNFSIEESNSDNFSTPERINSSSTSVDLSELSPIPSITQAVQSVASYDINHSECLCSESKQQSELKQFNNHKSKEKLKAPLIVECNSTNNIGKMCCPSKLVGSSNNQEITTVTTAMQALTITEETENANDDTSLQNDFSITNNSFERRIQHPGTLRSYIIDQDKNPMNNRPLSNKNTEKKIIKNPCTFDHSHGKYEANLHLSNNTINSETSSHVHTDKKTKNNASPLQSSSQSQTLTDRIKIEAVERDTKFKIQSHVRKVLDPYYKNGVQGKKLSKEIYTMINRSVSRKLYVISDLNYDNKLHNFDYLAKVEILKEFEAIPEFIN is encoded by the coding sequence ATGATACAGAATTGTCCAATCTGTCTGGAGGATATTACAGATATACTGGGTAGTTTAAAAGTTTGTCAacataattttcattttaacTGCATTAGACAATGGCATTTGACCTCCAAAAGTTTAGAATGCCCTGTATGTCGTAGGGTATCCAATATTGTCATACAAAAAACCCTATATAAAGATCCAAACGGTTTACCACTAGATGGTGGCCTACGTGAATCATCcgatatttttgaatttaatatttctactGGGGCGGAAGCCAgtattattgaagaatatttGCCACAGTCAATTTTATACAATAGCCTATCCTCTACAGGCTTCTTTGGTGAAGACAATCAAGGCTCCTCATCCAATTACAATCAATCATCTTACAATTCACCACAACCATCATCTTTACATCACTTAATTCAAGAAGATATAGATGAATTTCACTCTAATACGGAAGAGGATGAATATTGCGATTGCGTTTATTGTACTATTTGTGGGGTAGAAGGTGAGGccaatgatatttttgatcAGTGTCCTCAATGTAATAGAAGATATCATGAATCATGTTTGCATTCGTTAGCTACAGAAATTGgagatttagaaaattggAGAGACTGCTTAAATTGTCAGACAACTGTGCTTACCATCACTCAACCAAGATTTACTAGAACTCTTCTATCtaatgatatatatatcgATAACTTTTCCATTGAAGAAAGCAATtctgataatttttctacCCCAGAAAGAATCAATTCATCGTCAACATCAGTTGACCTTTCAGAATTATCTCCTATACCAAGCATAACTCAGGCAGTACAATCTGTCGCTTCATATGATATTAATCATTCAGAATGCTTATGTAGCGAGTCTAAGCAGCAATCAGAACTAAAACAATTCAATAATCATAAATCCAAAGAGAAGTTAAAAGCACCTCTAATTGTAGAATGTAAttctacaaataatataggCAAAATGTGCTGTCCGAGTAAACTCGTTGGttcatcaaataatcaaGAAATAACAACTGTAACAACCGCAATGCAAGCCTTGACTATCACAGAGGAGACTGAAAATGCAAATGATGATACTAGTTTACAAAATGACTTTTCAAtaactaataattcttttgagCGGAGGATACAACATCCAGGGACTCTACGAAGTTATATTATAGATCAAGACAAGAATCCAATGAACAACAGGCCATTATCTAATAAGAATactgaaaagaaaataatcaaaaatcCCTGTACTTTTGACCATAGCCATGGGAAATATGAAGCTAACCTgcatttatcaaataatacaatcAATAGTGAAACCTCCTCACACGTACACACGGACAAAAAGACTAAGAACAACGCATCACCACTCCAAAGCTCATCTCAATCTCAAACTTTAACTgatagaataaaaatagaagcCGTTGAAAGAGATACTAAGTTTAAAATTCAAAGCCATGTAAGAAAAGTTTTGGATCCTTACTATAAAAATGGAGTTCAGgggaaaaaattaagtaaAGAAATCTATACAATGATTAACAGGAGTGTATCAAGGAAATTATATGTAATTTCTGACTTGAATTATGATAACAAACTCCATAACTTTGATTATCTTGCTAAggttgaaatattaaaagaatttgaagCTATACCAGAGTTCATCAACTAA
- the RDS3 gene encoding U2 snRNP complex subunit RDS3 (similar to Saccharomyces cerevisiae RDS3 (YPR094W); ancestral locus Anc_3.406) yields MSRHQADLVLCMRQPGTHFGLVCSKCDGKCPLCDSYTDPTVPVRLCAQCSQGRSAKNCIICGNPNGIVTAHFCAECCRAERNRDGCPRVLNVGNNRLEHHFDSRQTSK; encoded by the coding sequence ATGTCTCGTCATCAGGCTGACCTTGTGCTATGCATGCGACAACCAGGCACTCATTTTGGGCTTGTTTGCTCAAAATGTGACGGTAAATGTCCACTTTGTGACTCTTATACTGACCCTACAGTTCCTGTTCGATTATGTGCCCAATGTTCGCAAGGACGTAGTGCGAAAAATTGCATCATATGTGGTAATCCTAACGGAATAGTTACTGCCCATTTTTGTGCAGAATGTTGTCGAGCAGAACGAAACCGTGATGGTTGTCCTCGAGTACTTAATGTAGGTAACAACCGTTTGGAACATCATTTTGATTCGCGTCAAACCTCAAAGTAG
- the SYT1 gene encoding Arf family guanine nucleotide exchange factor SYT1 (similar to Saccharomyces cerevisiae SYT1 (YPR095C); ancestral locus Anc_3.407), which produces MNRSFTSIIKSKFFQNNSNNDNNNINNYAPTTKTDTLPENTSEIDSQQQPSSSKPYIQPVVNTSGIKSRLNSNSSNTSSTNTNNSNSSSRGVSSNASNTVNKDTQSGNENKTATSNSNLFALFNNLTINTSPSNSRVTSTTTSISNSNTPLNSMSMSNTNSIVSKRNSQRDELNLQNKPLRNISTSPKRKTSPQSDSKIYSKHSIPNTNNKPGPSPISTSLAKNTVTNPTRPSRFRALRQKLSFPDMPFRSNNNTTSNINSANSSTNTSSSNIAGFNNSFTNTLNPISTQSPNRETKFFVSSPTLSEASSASVFPINLNENRLVDNTHLLSENNIPTIENIIDPPKKLSTPPSQAIKIPQTPLSSSNSNNNSKNPFIVDLEAQNNINITTPIATPNIAHTQPYNPSIISHRDRSSTGTDSIIGAHSMSSSSNIRCIPYTQNSTHLSSSIMLTSNKSSRCSNYSSISIPNSPSHYNVPLQGITNTNNSTSTNLTNEHISSYRTKNNLILEGGRKRSKTVDVFDYIKKNTNRSSISNVAPNQTSYYPSGLTTSITMNSNSSSNSNPTSCSNPSFNSNSNTTSKNNKLHSGNASTNASNLNMDTLSPLTRKSLDDSSIQATKKPAIETRNKTSLPTPSTSKLHSSTVTPTATPFATPISTPLNHNVNNTDVTTHFPPLKDVAPSALSYPKRPVRPHSKTVSSPNRFSMLLKRNTTKDLDFTKNLTSEFLEPDSSLSINENSNLQLNHFNTSTFPMSSSNMGTGKPLINPPSFPSSNNNSSYSLRRKRSSSLVNALSSFVNLRSYSSSSTRSQQYVPSKLRDPLENLPPPPEPKQNEAYDDYLLRISNYEKYIGIILIEKDDEYKKQCLHHFISKYFDFRKVPLDIALRELLMFLELPKETQQIDRLLIEFSNVYYICNSIYSTFFPWESKEQVYFLTFSLLILHTDYFNPNNKTKMAKEEFFDMVHGDTYSSGNLVPHGVVNYFFDNITSKESPKFEIICNKLNPYYDVFENTNISNDSNEFVNDTQGELKSETNSSIDNETFDKKYLVNMNSMINDDNTFSENNNNKDYSKSEEFDSNIIIYSPMELIKNKKVYLPNSNLNLSIINTNNTIATSTNNNITNTNPLTVTNTNNSSTTNLPPTNTSTGLWKNRSASSSISTYITGNNDSSNKNDIDIYSYILNDTLQDISMKWKVYKTWNKNEKYEDIFLNEHFDGDYITNLDKLDSHSTSPLPNPYLKLFSILNEVKGGYLKIKRNELNKFVSSTMSIDDFEIVNNNLEKENGKYLYLKIIQMGEIKEIIKSTGLTSNIYNKNNKKRRIFIILTTVAMFKFNIIDWIKPETIYDEITGNTNYIIEYDSTLMSTAKEIVNLSGIFATSSEDVGRFERHKTKQSQEHILYVYSNNNQKNIWYCTNLKESNTWKDSINLIGAHNGCDFYPDEFANQVILKRKISIDERINNLKIAEIYKRDNLIEDEKELSFYKYAIPIKAKTRRELEIHIKQVIAKMEWMLVELWRDMTYIYILKCLSQNNELQKEGTLTSDSASSHYDTIIDNKDLFTDKLYPPEAVIQDKILDNSSLSNEEQKYQDNSMENITSQDNQNKFFTNGTDYLFKDTNLTQCLPDDHSEEADVHWGANVQHPTDTSRKV; this is translated from the coding sequence atgaATCGTTCTTTTacttcaattattaaatctaaattctttcaaaataatagtaacaatgataataacaacataaataattatgCACCAACTACAAAAACTGACACTTTGCCAGAGAACACTTCTGAAATTGATAGTCAACAACAGCCTTCCTCTTCTAAACCATATATACAACCTGTTGTAAATACATCTGGGATTAAAAGCAGATTAAACTCAAACTCCAGTAACACAAGCAGTACTAACAcaaataatagcaatagtTCAAGCAGAGGTGTTTCTTCCAACGCGAGCAATACAGTTAATAAAGATACCCAATCAggaaatgaaaataaaactgCAACTAGTAATTCCAATTTGTTTGCATTATTTAACAATTTGACGATTAATACATCACCAAGCAATAGCCGTGTAACCTCAACTACAacttcaatttcaaattcaaataccCCACTAAACTCTATGTCTATGTCAAATACCAATTCAATTGTTTCCAAAAGAAACTCACAGAGGGATGAGTTAAATTTACAGAATAAACCTCTACGAAACATCTCAACATCTCCAAAGAGGAAAACATCACCTCAATCTGATTccaaaatatatagtaaacATTCTATTCCCAACACAAACAATAAGCCGGGTCCATCACCTATTTCTACATCATTAGCTAAAAATACCGTGACAAACCCAACTAGGCCTTCCAGATTTAGAGCACTTCGACAGAAACTATCTTTTCCTGATATGCCTTTTAGaagcaataataatacaaccAGTAATATAAACAGTGCTAATAGTAGTACCAATACTAGTTCTAGTAACATTGCTGGTTTCAATAATAGTTTTACAAATACTTTAAACCCCATATCGACTCAATCTCCAAATAGAGAaactaaattttttgtttcatcTCCAACGTTATCTGAAGCTTCATCTGCTTCTGTATTCccaataaatttaaatgaaaatagaCTTGTAGATAATACACATCTATTatcagaaaataatataccCACTATTGAAAACATAATAGATCCTCCAAAGAAATTGTCTACCCCGCCATCACAAGCAATAAAAATACCCCAAACTCCTTTATCATCGTCGAactcaaataataatagtaaaaatCCATTTATTGTAGATTTAGAGgctcaaaataatattaatattacaaCTCCCATTGCAACTCCAAATATTGCTCATACACAACCATACAATCCAAGTATTATAAGTCATAGAGATCGAAGTTCAACAGGAACCGATAGTATAATAGGAGCTCACTCCATgtcttcatcttcaaatataaGATGTATTCCATATACTCAAAACAGTACCCATCTGTCTTCTTCTATTATGCTtacttcaaataaatcttctaGATGTTCAAATTATTCTTCTATTTCAATTCCAAATTCTCCGAGTCATTACAATGTTCCTTTGCAAGGTATTAccaatacaaataatagcACATCTACAAATTTAACTAATGAACATATTTCTTCATAtagaacaaaaaataatttaattttagaagGTGGTAGAAAACGTAGTAAGACTGTTGACGTGTTcgattatattaaaaaaaatacaaatcgAAGCAGTATTTCTAATGTAGCTCCAAATCAAACTTCGTATTATCCATCAGGGTTAACTACAAGTATTACTATGAACTCAAACTCAAGCTCAAACTCAAATCCTACTTCCTGTTCAAATCCTagttttaattcaaattcaaacacTACTagcaaaaataataaattgcACTCAGGTAATGCTAGCACCAATGcatcaaatttaaatatggATACTTTATCACCACTCACAAGAAAATCTTTGGATGATTCTTCCATTCAAGCGACTAAAAAACCAGCTATAGAGACCAGAAATAAAACGTCTCTTCCAACGCCATCAACTAGCAAATTACATTCCAGCACTGTCACCCCTACTGCGACACCTTTCGCTACCCCTATATCAACACCTTTAAATCACAATGTTAATAATACTGATGTTACTACTCACTTCCCCCCTCTGAAAGATGTAGCACCAAGTGCGTTGTCTTATCCAAAAAGGCCGGTTAGACCACACAGTAAGACTGTTTCAAGTCCAAATAGATTTTCAATGCTATTAAAGAGAAATACTACTAAAGATTTggattttacaaaaaatttaacttCTGAATTTTTAGAGCCTGATTCATCTTTATCTATCaatgaaaattcaaatttacaattaaatcattttaatACTTCAACTTTCCCAATGAGCTCTTCTAACATGGGGACTGGTAAACCATTGATCAATCCACCTTCTTTTccttcatcaaataataatagctCCTATTCGTTAAGAAGGAAGAGAAGCAGTTCATTAGTAAATGCTCTTAGTAGTTTTGTTAATTTAAGATCGTATAGTTCGTCTTCAACTAGATCTCAGCAATATGTACCATCTAAATTAAGGGACCCACTAGAGAATTTACCTCCTCCTCCCGAACCTAAACAAAATGAGGCATATGATGATTATCTTTTAAGAATATCcaattatgaaaaatatattggtataattttaattgaaaaagatgatGAGTATAAAAAGCAATGCTTACACCATTTTATctccaaatattttgattttagaAAAGTGCCGTTAGATATTGCTCTAAGAGAACTTTTAATGTTTTTAGAATTACCAAAAGAAACTCAACAAATTGATAGACTGCTGATCGAGTTTAGTAATGtgtattatatttgtaattCGATATATTCAACGTTCTTCCCATGGGAAAGTAAAGAACAAGTTTATTTCTTAACATTTTCGTTATTGATTCTGCATACTGATTATTTTAATCCAAATAACAAAACTAAGATGgctaaagaagaattttttgacATGGTCCATGGGGATACTTATTCATCGGGGAACCTAGTGCCTCATGGCgttgtaaattatttttttgataatataacTTCCAAGGAATCTccaaaatttgaaataatttgtaataaacTGAACCCATACTACGACGTTTTTGAAAATACGAATATAAGTAATGATTCTAACGAATTTGTTAATGATACTCAAGGTGAACTTAAATCAGAAactaattcatcaattgaTAACGAAACTTTTGACAAAAAGTATCTAGTCAACATGAATTCAATGATAAACGATGACAATACTTTttctgaaaataataataataaagattacTCAAAGTCAGAAGaatttgattcaaatataataatatattcacCAATGGaattaatcaaaaataaaaaagtatacTTACCTAACTCAAATCTTAACTTATCCATAAtcaatacaaataataccaTTGCGACATCGACAAACAATAACATAACAAATACCAACCCCTTAACTGTAACAAATACGAATAATAGTTCTACTACTAACTTACCACCTACAAATACAAGTACTGGCTTATGGAAAAATAGATCTGCATCTAGCTCTATTTCAACGTATATCACTGGTAATAATGATAgctcaaataaaaatgatattgatatttataGCTACATCCTAAACGATACATTGCAAGATATCTCAATGAAATGGaaagtatataaaacttggaataaaaatgaaaaatacgaagatatatttttaaatgaacaTTTTGATGGAGATTATATCACTAACCTTGATAAACTGGATTCTCATTCTACTTCACCGTTACCTAATCcctatttaaaattattttcgaTTTTAAATGAAGTGAAAGGTGgatatttaaagataaaaagaaacgaaCTTAATAAGTTTGTATCATCTACAATGTCTATCgatgattttgaaatagtcaataataatttggaaaaagaaaatggaaaatatttgtatcttaaaattatacaaatgggagaaattaaagaaattattaagtCTACAGGTTTAACAAGTAACATTTATAACaagaataataagaaacggagaatatttatcataCTTACAACTGTGGCaatgtttaaatttaatataattgattGGATCAAACCAGAAACAATTTATGATGAAATAACTGGTAAtacaaattatattatcGAGTATGATTCGACATTGATGTCTACTGCCAAAGAAATTGTTAATTTGTCTGGTATTTTTGCTACCTCAAGCGAAGATGTTGGCAGATTTGAAAGAcacaaaacaaaacaatcTCAGGAACATATTTTATACgtttattcaaataataatcaaaaaaatatttggtaCTGTactaatttaaaagaaagtAATACATGGAAagattcaataaatttaataggTGCTCATAATGGCTGTGATTTTTATCCAGACGAGTTTGCAAATCAAGTAATTCTTAAgagaaaaatttcaatagatGAGAGAATTAACAACTTAAAAATTGCagaaatttataaaagaGATAACCTTATTGAAGAcgaaaaagaattaagCTTTTACAAGTATGCTATCCCAATTAAAGCCAAAACCAGAAGGGAGTTAGAAATACATATTAAACAAGTAATAGCCAAGATGGAGTGGATGCTAGTAGAGCTTTGGAGAGACATGACCTACATTTACATTTTGAAATGTTTATCccaaaataatgaattacaGAAAGAAGGAACTTTGACGAGTGATTCAGCAAGTAGTCATTATGatactattattgataataaagacTTGTTTACGGATAAACTTTATCCACCGGAAGCTGTCATTcaagataaaatattagacAATTCAAGCTTATCGAATGAGgaacaaaaatatcaagatAACTCTATGGAGAATATCACTTCACAagataatcaaaataagtTTTTTACAAATGGGACTGACTATTTATTCAAGGATACTAACCTTACTCAATGTCTTCCCGATGATCATTCTGAAGAGGCAGACGTTCATTGGGGAGCCAATGTCCAGCATCCAACCGACACCTCCCGTAAGGTTTAA
- the TBLA0F03310 gene encoding uncharacterized protein (similar to Saccharomyces cerevisiae YER004W; ancestral locus Anc_7.148) → MTGLSITRAAAGSTQEQYRIDHNLNIHLAKKAKENGCSTFVLVSSSLANADSRFTYLKMKGEIERDLEAIGFDHLIILRPGKLLGERQNDFKGFANSMFTALGNSIYRSRLQCVLQYPVFGNEVGQVGVYLALKAIQDKSSPRVQIVESSEILSISAELNK, encoded by the coding sequence ATGACTGGTTTATCTATAACAAGAGCAGCAGCGGGTAGTACACAAGAACAATACCGCATTGAtcataatttgaatatccATTTGGCTAAGAAGGCAAAAGAAAATGGATGCAGCACATTTGTACTTGTATCGTCCTCATTGGCTAATGCAGATTCCAGATTTacttatttaaaaatgaaggGTGAGATCGAAAGAGATTTAGAAGCCATAGGGTTTGACCATTTGATCATATTGAGACCTGGAAAACTTCTGGGTGAAAGACAAAATGACTTTAAAGGTTTTGCGAACTCCATGTTTACTGCCCTTGGGAACTCGATCTACAGATCAAGACTACAGTGTGTATTACAATACCCTGTGTTTGGCAATGAGGTAGGCCAGGTCGGTGTTTATCTTGCTCTTAAGGCTATCCAAGATAAAAGCTCACCAAGGGTTCAGATTGTGGAAAGTTCCGAGATATTGAGCATTTCTGCTGAgctaaataaataa
- the RPN13 gene encoding proteasome regulatory particle lid subunit RPN13 (similar to Saccharomyces cerevisiae RPN13 (YLR421C); ancestral locus Anc_4.295): MSSDSIRFRAGIAEYDEETRQCTPLAVQGEIRMKVNSEEEELGFWDFDWVPLEKPVGDNAKISPISLILIPGETMWVPIKSCKSGRMFSLIFSSNEKYFFWLQQKNPKNLSLDELNEKDAEIFTKMTKILNEQEVNDSSDDDDVETHIPEKSADDEDVEMGEVR; the protein is encoded by the coding sequence atgaGTTCAGACAGTATACGTTTTAGAGCAGGTATAGCAGAATATGACGAAGAGACACGCCAATGCACACCGTTAGCAGTCCAAGGTGAAATCCGTATGAAAGTCAATTCGGAAGAGGAGGAACTAGGTTTCTGGGACTTTGATTGGGTTCCATTAGAAAAGCCTGTTGGCGATAATGCTAAAATATCTCCTATATCactaattttaattccCGGTGAAACAATGTGGGTTCCAATTAAATCATGCAAATCAGGTAGAATGTtctcattaattttttcatccAATGAAAAATACTTCTTTTGGCTTCAACAAAAGAatccaaaaaatttatctttggacgaattaaatgaaaaagatgcagaaatatttacaaaaatgactaaaatattaaatgaacAAGAAGTAAATGATAGttctgatgatgatgatgtgGAAACTCACATTCCGGAAAAATCTGCTGATGATGAGGATGTAGAAATGGGAGAAGTTCGCTAA